DNA from Roseomonas gilardii subsp. gilardii:
AGCAGATGTCCTTGGCGTCGAACTCGAAGTCCAGCCAGGAGCCGCGATAGGGGATCACGCGGGCGGCGAAGAGGTACTTGCCGCTGGAATGCGTCTTGCCCTTGTCATGGTCGAAGAAGACGCCCGGCGAACGGTGCATCTGCGAGACGATGACGCGCTCGGTGCCATTGATGATGAAGGTGCCGTTGTCCGTCATGAGCGGCATGTCGCCCATGTAGACATCCTGCTCCTTGATATCGCGGACGGAGCGGGAGCCGGTGTCCTCGTCGATGTCCCAGACGATCAGGCGCAGGCGGACCTTCAGCGGCGCGGCGAAGGTCAGGCCACGCTGCATGCACTCCTCGACGTCGTACTTCGGCTCCTCGAGCTCGTACTGCACGAACTCCAGCCGGCCGCGCCCCGCGAAATCGTCGATCGGGAACACGGACTTGAACACTTCCTGCAGCCCGGCCTGGCTCCGCACATCCGGGTCCACGCCCATCTGGAGGAAGGCCTCATAGGAGGCCCGCTGCACGTCGATCAGGTTCGGCATCGGCGCCACCTCGGGCAGCCGCCCAAAGGATTTGCGGATGCGCTTCCGGCCAGTCAGCCCCTTGCCCCCGAACGACTTTGCGATAGCGTTCATGCGCGCCCTGCTTCCTTCTGTCTCCGGCCGGGGCCAAGGCGGCGTCCTCGGACGCCCCCTCCCCCCGGCCGGGGTGCACCTGTGTCGTGCCCCGCGTTTGCCAGGACCAGCCCGCCACAGGGACTGGTCCAGGGAAACGCAGGCAAGGGCGGGACTCCGAGTGTCTTCGGAATTCCGCCCCTACCGCTCAAATACTCAGTCCGCTGCCGGCAGCGTAGCCCCGGCAGCGTGCCGGTTGAAAGGTCTTACTTGACCTCAACCTTGGCACCGTTCTCCTCGAGCACCTTCTTGATCTTCTCGGCCTCGTCCTTGGACGCGGCCTCCTTGATCACCTTCGGCGCGCCCTCGACCAGGTCCTTGGCCTCCTTCAGGCCCAGACCGGTGATCGTGCGGATCTCCTTGATGACGTTGATCTTCTTGTCGCCGGCGGAGGCCAGGGTCACGGTGAACTCGGTCTGCTCCTCGGCGGGGGCGGCAGCGGCGCCACCAGCGGCCGGGGCGGCGGCCACGGCAACCGGAGCGGCGGCGGAAACGCCCCACTTCTCCTCGAGCAGCTTGGAAAGCTCAGCGGCTTCAAGAACCGTGAGGGTCGACAGCTCGTCAACCAGCTTGGCGAGATCAGCCATATTCGTATGTCCTTCGATCTAGTGGCTTGGCTTGGTCTTTGCAAGACCCGCCCGGCGCCCTTGCGGCGCCCGGACAGGCCGGTACGCGTCAGGCGGCTTCCGCCTCGTCCTTCTTGGCATACGCCCCGAACACCCGCGCCAGCTGCCCGGCCGGAGCCTGCAGCACGCCCGCGATGCGCGTCGCCGGGGTCTGGATGAGAC
Protein-coding regions in this window:
- the rplL gene encoding 50S ribosomal protein L7/L12; amino-acid sequence: MADLAKLVDELSTLTVLEAAELSKLLEEKWGVSAAAPVAVAAAPAAGGAAAAPAEEQTEFTVTLASAGDKKINVIKEIRTITGLGLKEAKDLVEGAPKVIKEAASKDEAEKIKKVLEENGAKVEVK